The following proteins are co-located in the Halorussus caseinilyticus genome:
- a CDS encoding alkaline phosphatase family protein, with protein sequence MSDGSVYVFGLDGVPPELVDRGIDAGRLPNFERMRAEGTDGTTRSTVPPLSMIAWSSFATGRNPGNHGVYNFMLKDEGEYGTDFVNADTLREQSVPVWEYLDAEGHRSGVMNVMPGYPPSRTSGFHVSDNITTPSSGSYAFPDELQQDIEERVGEYDVDPYEGYDDGTDEGNLKGLLDNFFEIEKNRIEVAKLLVEEYPCDFYSLVFSGPDNVLHVLGHVLDETHPKHDPQVAARYEDKPLQLLELYDDFLGWVMDRMSDDDSMLVLSDHGHGPVYQTINLNSWLYDAGYLELQSRPWTRLKQFGYNHVYDAVETVMSELNLFSKLKMGVARTSGGGSGPDLAELLTISRKDIDWSETAAFTVASGGQIYLNTDDHREGAIPERKYDAVRERLREELLAIEHPERGESVIDSVLYGEDVYGDEYEDTRPDLVCMPAPGYQIQYPQTMKTKRVFADPPKTGSHTSMNEMHGIFYAWGGPVENETGVTVDLTDFAPTACSLLDVPVPAEMDGDVRDDVVDVSAERDSYDGKVEAKRAVREVVGELQE encoded by the coding sequence ATGAGCGACGGCTCGGTCTACGTCTTCGGGTTGGACGGCGTGCCGCCCGAACTGGTCGATAGGGGCATCGACGCGGGACGACTCCCCAACTTCGAGCGGATGCGCGCGGAGGGAACCGACGGCACGACCCGCTCTACGGTGCCCCCGCTGTCGATGATTGCGTGGAGTTCGTTCGCCACCGGGCGCAACCCCGGCAACCACGGCGTCTACAACTTCATGCTCAAAGACGAGGGCGAGTACGGCACCGACTTCGTGAACGCCGACACCCTCCGCGAGCAGTCCGTGCCGGTGTGGGAGTACCTCGACGCAGAGGGCCACCGCTCGGGCGTGATGAACGTCATGCCGGGCTACCCGCCCTCCAGAACGTCGGGCTTCCACGTCTCGGACAACATCACGACGCCCTCCTCGGGGTCCTACGCCTTCCCCGACGAACTCCAGCAGGACATAGAGGAACGCGTCGGCGAGTACGACGTGGACCCCTACGAGGGCTACGACGACGGTACCGACGAGGGGAACCTGAAGGGCCTGCTCGACAACTTCTTCGAAATCGAAAAGAATCGCATCGAAGTCGCCAAACTGCTCGTCGAGGAGTACCCCTGCGACTTCTACTCGCTGGTCTTCTCAGGCCCGGACAACGTTCTGCACGTCCTCGGCCACGTCTTGGACGAGACCCACCCCAAGCACGACCCGCAGGTCGCGGCCCGATACGAGGACAAACCCCTCCAACTGCTCGAACTCTACGACGACTTCCTCGGGTGGGTGATGGACCGGATGAGCGACGACGACTCGATGCTGGTCCTCTCGGACCACGGCCACGGTCCGGTCTACCAGACCATCAACCTCAACTCGTGGCTCTACGACGCTGGCTACCTCGAACTCCAGTCCCGGCCGTGGACCCGACTCAAGCAGTTCGGCTACAACCACGTATACGACGCCGTGGAGACGGTGATGAGCGAACTCAATCTCTTCTCGAAACTCAAGATGGGCGTGGCCCGGACCAGCGGCGGCGGGTCGGGTCCGGACCTCGCGGAACTGCTCACCATCTCCCGGAAGGACATCGACTGGAGCGAGACCGCGGCGTTCACGGTCGCCAGCGGCGGCCAAATCTACCTCAACACCGACGACCACCGCGAGGGCGCGATTCCCGAACGGAAGTACGACGCGGTGCGCGAGCGCCTGCGCGAGGAACTGCTCGCCATCGAACATCCCGAGCGCGGCGAGTCGGTCATCGACTCGGTTCTCTACGGCGAGGACGTGTACGGCGACGAGTACGAAGACACCCGCCCGGACCTCGTTTGCATGCCCGCGCCGGGCTACCAGATTCAGTACCCCCAGACGATGAAGACCAAGCGCGTCTTCGCCGACCCGCCGAAAACCGGGTCGCACACCTCGATGAACGAGATGCACGGTATCTTCTACGCGTGGGGCGGTCCCGTCGAGAACGAGACCGGCGTGACGGTGGACCTGACCGACTTCGCGCCCACCGCGTGTTCGCTGTTGGACGTGCCGGTGCCCGCGGAGATGGACGGCGACGTGCGCGACGACGTGGTGGACGTGTCGGCCGAGCGTGACAGCTACGACGGGAAGGTGGAGGCGAAGCGGGCGGTGCGGGAGGTTGTTGGGGAACTTCAGGAGTAA
- a CDS encoding glycosyltransferase family 2 protein, which produces MSLQVAEGERTDESAERLLGNAHVVVGIPAYNEENAVGSTVLGVQRWADAVVVVDDGSTDRTSAIAEQADVTVLRHERNRGKGAAVRTLFAHARRTDCDALVLLDADGQHDPADIPTLAAPVVEGEADMVIGSRYLADDAGDETPAYRRLGQVVLDYCTSRVTGSDLTDTQSGFRAFSPESLERLSLTTDGMGVESEMIDSATSEGLTITERAIDARYDDLEGQTYNPVKHGLAVMLFLARLLKRRRPVSEER; this is translated from the coding sequence ATGAGTTTACAGGTTGCGGAGGGCGAGCGAACCGACGAGTCGGCCGAGCGACTACTCGGCAACGCCCACGTCGTGGTCGGCATCCCCGCGTACAACGAGGAGAACGCCGTCGGGAGTACCGTCCTCGGCGTCCAGCGATGGGCCGACGCCGTGGTTGTCGTAGACGACGGAAGCACCGACCGCACGTCGGCAATCGCGGAGCAGGCCGACGTGACCGTCTTGCGCCACGAGCGAAACCGGGGGAAAGGGGCGGCGGTCCGCACCCTCTTCGCCCACGCCCGGCGCACGGACTGCGACGCGCTCGTCCTGCTCGACGCCGACGGTCAGCACGACCCCGCCGACATCCCCACGCTGGCCGCGCCGGTGGTCGAGGGCGAGGCAGATATGGTCATCGGCAGTCGCTACCTCGCCGACGACGCGGGCGACGAGACGCCCGCCTACCGCCGACTCGGGCAGGTCGTCCTCGACTACTGCACCTCGCGCGTGACCGGTTCCGACCTCACGGACACCCAAAGCGGCTTCCGGGCGTTCTCGCCCGAGTCGCTCGAACGCCTCTCGCTGACGACCGACGGGATGGGCGTCGAGTCCGAGATGATAGACTCGGCGACCAGCGAGGGGTTGACCATCACCGAGCGAGCAATCGACGCCCGGTACGACGACCTCGAAGGCCAGACCTACAACCCCGTCAAACACGGGCTTGCGGTCATGCTCTTCCTCGCTCGCCTGCTCAAGCGCCGCCGACCAGTCTCCGAGGAGCGATAA
- a CDS encoding glycosyltransferase family 4 protein yields MNVLNLVSNEDARFFEQQQKVLERRGVDCATMKPPGDHVAREDVTERSAGDYLRFVPQVVSESLEGYDVVHANYGLTAPAALAQVRLPVVLSLWGTDLMGEYGWLSKQCARYCDAVIVMSEEMARELGEPCHVIPHGIDMDRFAPRPKSEARPEVGWDPDARHVLFPYPPSQEVKNHPRARRVVERASEEVEADVELQVVYGVPHAEVATYMNAADALLLTSEREGSPNSVKEALSCNLPVVSTDVGDVADRLDGVSPACVSDDDDELVAGLVDVLDDPRPSDGRDAVRDISLGRMAERIECIYESVV; encoded by the coding sequence GTGAACGTCCTGAATCTGGTCTCGAACGAGGACGCCCGCTTCTTCGAGCAACAGCAGAAGGTGCTGGAGCGCCGGGGGGTGGACTGCGCGACGATGAAACCGCCGGGCGACCACGTGGCCCGCGAAGACGTGACCGAGCGGTCGGCCGGGGACTACCTCCGGTTCGTCCCGCAGGTCGTCAGCGAGTCGCTTGAGGGCTACGACGTGGTTCACGCCAACTACGGCTTGACCGCTCCGGCGGCGCTGGCGCAGGTCCGACTGCCGGTGGTCCTCTCGCTGTGGGGGACCGACCTGATGGGCGAGTACGGGTGGCTCTCGAAGCAGTGTGCGCGCTACTGTGATGCGGTTATCGTGATGTCCGAAGAGATGGCGCGCGAACTCGGCGAACCCTGCCACGTCATCCCCCACGGCATCGACATGGACCGGTTCGCGCCGCGGCCGAAATCCGAGGCCCGCCCAGAGGTCGGGTGGGACCCGGACGCTCGCCACGTCCTGTTTCCCTACCCGCCGTCCCAAGAGGTGAAAAACCACCCGCGCGCGAGACGCGTGGTCGAGCGCGCGAGCGAAGAAGTCGAGGCCGACGTGGAGTTGCAGGTGGTCTACGGCGTCCCCCACGCGGAGGTGGCGACGTACATGAACGCCGCAGACGCGCTCCTGTTGACCTCCGAGCGCGAAGGGTCGCCCAACTCGGTCAAGGAGGCCCTGAGCTGTAACCTCCCGGTGGTTTCGACCGACGTGGGCGACGTGGCCGACCGACTCGACGGGGTGTCGCCCGCCTGCGTCTCGGACGACGACGACGAACTCGTCGCGGGACTCGTGGACGTGCTGGACGACCCACGGCCTTCGGACGGCCGGGACGCGGTTCGGGACATCAGTCTCGGACGGATGGCCGAGCGCATCGAATGCATCTACGAGTCGGTCGTCTGA